Proteins from a genomic interval of Croceicoccus naphthovorans:
- a CDS encoding acyl-CoA thioesterase — MGQPVIRVTAMPADTNPYGGVFGGWLMSQMALGAGSLASRHANGTAVVIGATDFRFPGAMAVGDELSIYADIAGEGNTSIEIAVRGISRERNGEATKEVCSGSFTFVVVNDEGRPRAVKDRPTYPTGQEL; from the coding sequence ATGGGGCAACCCGTCATCCGCGTCACCGCCATGCCTGCCGATACGAACCCCTATGGCGGGGTGTTCGGCGGTTGGTTGATGAGCCAGATGGCGCTGGGCGCGGGTTCGCTCGCCTCGCGCCATGCGAACGGCACGGCGGTGGTGATCGGCGCGACCGATTTTCGCTTTCCCGGCGCGATGGCGGTGGGGGACGAGCTGTCGATCTATGCCGACATCGCGGGTGAAGGAAATACTTCGATCGAAATAGCGGTTCGCGGCATTTCGCGCGAACGGAATGGAGAGGCTACGAAGGAAGTGTGCAGCGGCAGCTTTACCTTCGTCGTCGTCAATGATGAGGGACGTCCGAGAGCGGTAAAAGACCGCCCGACGTACCCGACCGGGCAGGAGCTCTGA
- the lpdA gene encoding dihydrolipoyl dehydrogenase, with translation MSANYDVIVLGSGPGGYVAAIRAAQLGLKTAIVERELLGGICLNWGCIPTKALLRSAEVYHFMQHAKDYGLAAKEITADLEAVVKRSRGVAKQLNAGVTHLMKKNKITVHMGTGKLMAPGKLEVTSDKGTEELTAKHIIIATGARARDLPKFPADGKRIWTYRNAMTPSEMPSKLLVIGSGAIGIEFASFYNDLGADVTVVEMMDRVVPVEDADVSAFLEKALTKQGMTIKTGAKVELLDNGAKAVKAKITDKSGKAEEVEFSHVIVAIGIVPNVENIGLDELNIEPDNRFHIKVDDFGRTNVKGVWAIGDCTPGPWLAHKASHEGVTAAEAIALELGNKDVHPHGLDRNNIPGCTYCHPQIASVGMTEAKAKEAGYEVKAGTFPFIGNGKAIALGEPEGFVKTVFDAKTGELLGAHMIGAEVTEMIQGFVVGKTLETTEAELMQTVFPHPTISESMHESVLAAYGRAVHI, from the coding sequence ATGTCGGCCAATTATGATGTCATCGTCCTCGGTTCGGGCCCCGGCGGCTATGTTGCTGCGATCCGGGCTGCGCAACTGGGCCTGAAGACCGCGATCGTGGAGCGGGAGCTGCTCGGCGGTATCTGCCTCAACTGGGGTTGTATCCCGACCAAGGCGCTGCTGCGTTCGGCGGAGGTCTATCATTTCATGCAGCATGCCAAGGACTATGGTCTGGCGGCGAAGGAAATCACCGCCGACCTAGAGGCTGTGGTGAAGCGCAGCCGCGGCGTGGCAAAGCAGCTGAATGCGGGTGTGACGCACCTGATGAAGAAGAACAAGATCACGGTGCACATGGGAACCGGCAAGCTGATGGCGCCGGGCAAGTTGGAGGTGACCAGCGACAAGGGCACCGAAGAACTGACGGCGAAGCATATAATCATCGCCACCGGCGCACGGGCTCGCGACCTGCCCAAGTTCCCCGCCGACGGCAAGCGTATCTGGACCTATCGCAATGCGATGACCCCGTCTGAAATGCCGTCGAAACTGCTGGTCATCGGTTCGGGTGCCATCGGCATCGAATTCGCCAGTTTCTATAACGATCTGGGCGCGGATGTGACGGTGGTTGAGATGATGGATCGCGTCGTCCCCGTCGAGGATGCCGATGTTTCAGCATTCCTTGAAAAAGCGCTGACGAAACAGGGCATGACGATCAAGACAGGCGCCAAGGTCGAGCTTCTGGACAATGGCGCAAAGGCGGTGAAGGCGAAAATCACCGACAAGTCCGGCAAAGCGGAAGAAGTCGAATTCAGCCACGTCATCGTCGCCATCGGCATCGTGCCGAACGTTGAAAACATCGGTCTGGATGAATTGAATATCGAACCCGACAACCGGTTTCACATCAAGGTGGATGACTTCGGTCGGACGAACGTGAAGGGTGTCTGGGCCATCGGCGACTGCACCCCCGGTCCGTGGCTGGCGCATAAGGCGAGCCACGAAGGCGTCACTGCGGCCGAAGCAATCGCGCTGGAACTCGGCAACAAGGACGTTCACCCGCACGGCCTTGACCGCAACAATATACCGGGCTGCACCTACTGCCACCCGCAGATCGCCAGCGTCGGCATGACCGAAGCGAAGGCGAAGGAAGCGGGTTACGAGGTCAAGGCAGGCACCTTCCCGTTCATCGGCAACGGCAAGGCGATTGCACTGGGTGAGCCGGAGGGCTTCGTGAAGACGGTGTTCGACGCCAAGACCGGCGAATTGCTAGGCGCGCACATGATCGGTGCGGAAGTGACCGAGATGATTCAAGGCTTCGTGGTCGGCAAGACGCTGGAGACGACAGAAGCGGAGCTGATGCAGACCGTCTTCCCGCACCCGACGATCAGCGAATCCATGCACGAGTCCGTCCTCGCCGCATATGGTAGGGCCGTGCATATCTGA
- a CDS encoding YitT family protein, with amino-acid sequence MESETPEIQASASEALFPKATPHTLGEDIYGLATGSVLMAIGLTLMKASGIVTAGMGGVALLVSYLTPITVDAAFWLLNMPFFLLAGSAMGRSFLIKSIAAVGLVSIWTAITRLSMEIGYIHPAFAALAGGTASGAGILAMLRHKAGVGGVTILSIWLQKKKGWSVGWMSFVLDAAIIVTAVLMIPSELALYSILSVAAVSGILIAYHKPGRYTGY; translated from the coding sequence ATGGAGAGCGAGACACCTGAAATTCAGGCTTCGGCGTCAGAGGCGCTGTTCCCGAAAGCAACGCCGCACACATTGGGCGAGGACATCTACGGCCTCGCGACCGGCTCTGTCCTGATGGCCATCGGCCTAACGCTGATGAAGGCCAGCGGGATTGTTACGGCGGGCATGGGCGGGGTGGCGCTGCTCGTCTCGTACCTCACGCCGATCACGGTCGATGCGGCGTTCTGGCTGCTGAACATGCCCTTCTTCCTGCTGGCAGGAAGCGCGATGGGGCGGTCGTTCCTGATCAAGTCTATTGCCGCCGTCGGGCTGGTTTCAATCTGGACCGCGATCACGCGGCTGTCGATGGAGATCGGCTATATCCACCCCGCTTTCGCGGCGCTGGCCGGGGGCACCGCTTCGGGCGCGGGCATTCTGGCCATGCTGCGCCACAAGGCGGGCGTCGGCGGCGTGACCATCCTGTCGATCTGGCTGCAAAAGAAAAAGGGCTGGAGCGTAGGTTGGATGAGTTTCGTGCTCGACGCCGCGATCATCGTCACTGCGGTGCTCATGATCCCATCCGAACTGGCGCTCTATTCGATCCTTAGCGTGGCTGCGGTCAGCGGTATCCTGATCGCCTATCACAAGCCGGGGCGCTACACCGGATATTGA
- a CDS encoding PilZ domain-containing protein: MHCRQEPRRDISADCRFRSGPGLSRKGVLSDVSSEGCSLRGPRLSLRRSDWVILDIDDVGRVEAEVRWLRHGESAGLRFRRALAAAQVDTITRMSQLRSILGPGPRKTVPLEAKNLRPVG, translated from the coding sequence ATGCATTGCCGCCAGGAACCACGTCGCGACATTAGCGCGGATTGCCGATTTCGGTCGGGGCCGGGATTGTCGCGCAAGGGCGTTCTTTCCGACGTATCCAGCGAGGGGTGCTCGCTACGCGGACCGCGCCTGTCGCTGCGCCGGTCGGATTGGGTCATTCTCGACATTGATGACGTTGGCCGGGTAGAGGCAGAGGTTCGTTGGCTGCGTCACGGTGAAAGCGCAGGCCTGCGCTTCCGCCGCGCGCTGGCGGCCGCGCAGGTTGATACGATTACGCGCATGTCGCAGTTGCGGTCGATCCTTGGACCGGGCCCGCGCAAGACCGTACCGCTGGAAGCGAAGAACCTTCGACCCGTTGGCTAG
- a CDS encoding helix-turn-helix transcriptional regulator has protein sequence MPWDAALRRFSDAIGARTGQMVGIGAGAVVDFNIMTEIAPGADVEFALVGGGNPTVNSRVRIGRVSRELQFRDEADYTTEEDKRFSPEFGAWLDRHDVGYTCTTNLLVRDNALIGLCAIRSQSQEAMDTDDKERFKLLSRHAQSAVSAKLALERQAFAMLTGAMDRISAAVLICDRHGRVRSVSDAAAETFARDRWISLANGRVVTCVSELQSLFDTALAAACLAHADLTAAPPASIVLRDRKGIPLHIDITPAPRLHDLDFDPCAMVVLHLGRARSIRRAEWARSAFALTPTEATVLVHLLDGKAAAGIADAMAIGLGTVRTHLHRILSKSNSGSQLELIATLSQYF, from the coding sequence TTGCCGTGGGATGCGGCGCTGCGTCGGTTTTCCGATGCGATCGGTGCGCGAACGGGTCAGATGGTGGGCATCGGCGCGGGCGCCGTTGTCGACTTCAACATCATGACCGAGATTGCGCCGGGCGCGGATGTAGAGTTCGCACTGGTAGGTGGCGGCAACCCGACGGTCAATTCGCGCGTGCGGATCGGCCGTGTCTCGCGCGAGCTGCAGTTTCGGGACGAGGCCGACTATACGACAGAGGAGGACAAGCGCTTCTCACCCGAATTCGGTGCGTGGCTGGATCGGCATGACGTGGGCTATACCTGCACGACCAACCTGCTGGTGCGGGACAATGCGCTGATCGGCCTTTGCGCGATCCGCAGCCAGTCGCAAGAGGCGATGGACACGGATGACAAAGAGCGGTTCAAACTGCTCTCTCGTCATGCGCAATCGGCGGTCTCCGCGAAACTCGCGCTGGAGCGTCAGGCCTTTGCCATGCTGACCGGCGCAATGGACCGGATCAGCGCGGCGGTGCTGATCTGCGACCGGCACGGGCGGGTGCGGTCGGTTTCGGATGCCGCAGCTGAAACCTTTGCACGCGATCGCTGGATCTCGCTTGCCAACGGCCGCGTCGTCACCTGCGTCTCGGAACTGCAGTCGCTATTCGATACCGCGCTGGCTGCCGCGTGCCTTGCCCATGCCGATCTGACCGCGGCACCCCCGGCATCGATTGTTCTGCGTGATCGCAAAGGCATTCCCCTGCACATCGACATAACCCCGGCACCCCGCCTGCACGATCTCGATTTTGATCCCTGCGCGATGGTGGTGTTGCACCTTGGGCGGGCGCGGTCGATTCGGCGGGCGGAGTGGGCACGCTCTGCCTTTGCCCTGACCCCGACCGAAGCGACGGTGCTGGTCCACTTGCTTGACGGCAAGGCGGCGGCCGGAATCGCCGATGCGATGGCCATCGGCCTTGGCACGGTGCGCACCCACTTGCACCGCATCCTGTCGAAGTCGAACAGCGGCAGCCAGCTGGAACTGATCGCAACACTTTCTCAATATTTCTGA
- a CDS encoding Ig-like domain-containing protein, protein MRNTIATLLVLGSLTACGGGGSDGNRAPVVTLTAKATAESGEIVPLTVSVSDDKDANLDYTLSCTGGSLTGTLLTVPDVTANTTIDCTASATDSGGKKASAKVTITVQPATATVEAMLGSQTIRAGGIGYLAADGINLDAATYQATFNGQAIEVIPVGNGLLAYAVPVGTTAGTGTLDITIGNRQFSVPISVNAAIAVPDARTKVATFANEMRQLINSYLATPTINANDKSRLEADLATLNTAQANLATANDADVAQLASFLAANGLISVGQTTQAWRYIPVNYTPTSGDCLTKVAPLYFGPLLVLSVTAGFAGKIAPALGIAGIGSVGLGLGALTAAFIYATANWENYANICLQQTAALAPFEDLQVNGARPLTIAVSEQAFRPKTSRTFRITRTHSPAPAIAAQAFKVQSLIDTAIATLSFLPANLIDGLEQIQMAKTVTVPTSRISLGSVSGGNASGSLTAVDAEVFKLTFDAPQPASGTEVDFTFLINRSQEEALSVPGKLLFDLPKAIDSAVEVVQGRSGSAQVVSEGADTHEVVTGPAHGTLNLTADGSFTYTPSGTYFGTDKFTFRALNEDGYSNTATVMINVVRKFDGVWQVSTTSTTTSESSPNLCPNEAQSFATSVTKLSDTQYQTVYSGITIPFSMGSKDDPNGLVGSKTVTYDDDPGETTESITIRIPDSNHLSGSGSWSYSGPNGTFCSGTTSVTGTR, encoded by the coding sequence ATGAGAAATACGATTGCCACTTTGCTTGTCCTCGGCTCGCTTACCGCGTGTGGCGGCGGCGGATCGGACGGTAACCGCGCACCGGTCGTCACACTGACCGCAAAGGCCACGGCAGAGAGCGGCGAGATCGTGCCACTGACCGTCAGCGTGTCGGACGACAAGGACGCAAACCTCGATTACACGCTGTCGTGCACCGGCGGATCATTGACCGGCACGCTGCTGACGGTGCCTGACGTTACCGCGAACACCACGATCGACTGTACCGCCAGTGCCACCGACAGCGGGGGCAAGAAAGCAAGCGCCAAGGTCACGATCACTGTTCAGCCCGCGACGGCAACCGTAGAGGCCATGCTGGGGTCGCAGACCATTCGCGCAGGCGGCATCGGGTACCTTGCGGCGGATGGAATCAATCTGGACGCAGCCACTTATCAGGCGACATTCAACGGGCAGGCCATCGAGGTTATTCCGGTCGGCAACGGCCTGCTTGCCTATGCCGTCCCGGTCGGGACGACGGCAGGTACCGGCACCCTCGACATCACGATCGGCAACCGCCAGTTTTCGGTTCCGATCAGCGTAAATGCCGCGATCGCAGTGCCCGATGCCCGCACGAAGGTGGCAACCTTCGCGAACGAAATGCGCCAGCTGATCAACAGCTATCTTGCCACCCCGACGATCAACGCCAACGACAAGTCCCGGCTCGAAGCGGATCTGGCGACGCTGAATACCGCGCAGGCCAATCTTGCGACGGCCAACGATGCCGACGTCGCCCAGCTCGCCTCGTTTCTCGCCGCCAATGGCCTGATCAGCGTTGGGCAAACGACCCAAGCCTGGAGGTATATCCCGGTCAACTACACGCCCACTTCCGGCGACTGCCTGACAAAGGTGGCGCCGCTTTATTTCGGGCCTCTGCTTGTCCTCTCGGTAACCGCCGGTTTTGCCGGCAAGATCGCGCCGGCCCTCGGCATCGCCGGGATCGGCAGCGTCGGCCTCGGGCTTGGTGCGCTTACAGCCGCTTTCATCTATGCCACGGCCAACTGGGAAAACTATGCGAACATCTGCCTGCAGCAGACTGCCGCGTTGGCCCCCTTCGAGGACCTGCAGGTCAATGGCGCGCGTCCGTTGACGATCGCGGTATCGGAGCAGGCCTTTCGGCCTAAAACGTCCCGCACGTTCCGCATAACGCGCACCCATTCACCCGCTCCGGCGATTGCCGCGCAGGCGTTCAAGGTGCAGTCGCTTATCGACACGGCGATCGCAACGCTCTCGTTCCTGCCTGCCAACCTGATCGACGGCCTAGAGCAGATCCAGATGGCGAAGACCGTTACCGTTCCCACGTCGCGGATATCATTGGGTTCGGTAAGCGGCGGCAATGCCTCCGGCAGTCTGACCGCCGTTGATGCAGAAGTTTTCAAGCTCACCTTCGACGCGCCGCAGCCCGCGAGCGGTACCGAAGTCGACTTCACGTTCCTGATCAACCGATCGCAGGAGGAGGCTCTTTCCGTGCCCGGTAAGCTCCTGTTCGATCTTCCGAAAGCAATCGATTCCGCTGTCGAGGTCGTTCAGGGCCGGTCGGGCAGTGCGCAGGTCGTATCCGAAGGCGCCGACACGCACGAGGTGGTGACCGGGCCCGCGCACGGCACGCTCAACCTGACCGCAGACGGCAGTTTCACCTATACCCCGTCGGGCACCTATTTCGGCACGGACAAGTTCACGTTCCGCGCTCTGAACGAAGACGGATATTCGAACACCGCGACTGTGATGATCAACGTCGTCCGTAAGTTCGATGGCGTATGGCAGGTAAGCACCACCTCAACCACAACATCGGAAAGCTCGCCCAATTTGTGTCCAAACGAAGCGCAGAGCTTCGCGACATCGGTGACCAAGCTTTCGGATACACAGTACCAGACGGTCTACAGCGGTATCACCATCCCGTTCTCGATGGGAAGCAAGGACGATCCGAACGGTCTCGTTGGGTCGAAAACGGTCACTTACGATGACGACCCGGGCGAGACGACCGAATCCATCACGATCCGCATCCCCGACAGCAACCACCTCTCGGGCTCCGGCTCGTGGAGCTACAGCGGGCCGAATGGCACGTTCTGCTCGGGTACCACGTCGGTTACCGGCACGCGATAA
- a CDS encoding sigma-70 family RNA polymerase sigma factor, which yields MDAAASKEPSENRTKLALALAEVAHGNRSSLKTVYDLTSAKLFGVIVRIERDRESAEDVLQDVYVKVWRRAGRFDPDRASPITWLCAIARNAAIDSRRRTGRETPMDEDALPEIEDDAALADEVLCDLEDADRVQQCLEGLQTDHRRSIRLAFFDGLSHSELAERVGVPLGTMKSWIRRGLASLKGCLGG from the coding sequence ATGGATGCAGCGGCATCAAAAGAGCCGAGCGAAAATCGGACGAAACTGGCGCTTGCGCTGGCCGAAGTCGCGCATGGCAACAGGTCTTCTTTAAAGACGGTTTACGACCTGACTTCGGCAAAGCTGTTCGGCGTTATTGTCCGGATCGAGCGGGATCGCGAATCCGCCGAAGATGTCTTGCAGGACGTTTATGTAAAAGTCTGGCGCAGGGCAGGTCGCTTCGACCCGGATCGGGCCAGTCCTATCACGTGGCTTTGCGCGATTGCACGCAACGCGGCCATCGATTCCAGACGGCGGACCGGTCGGGAAACGCCCATGGACGAAGACGCCTTGCCAGAGATCGAGGACGACGCAGCGCTTGCTGACGAAGTGTTGTGCGACCTTGAGGATGCCGACCGGGTCCAGCAATGTCTCGAAGGGTTGCAGACCGACCATCGCCGTTCGATCCGCCTCGCGTTCTTTGACGGACTTAGCCATTCCGAACTGGCCGAACGGGTTGGCGTACCGTTGGGCACCATGAAAAGCTGGATCAGGCGCGGGCTCGCCAGTCTGAAGGGGTGTCTTGGTGGCTGA
- a CDS encoding anti-sigma factor gives MAEAGDPDMLAGEYALRVLEGQELAEARQRMLSDRAFATEVSWWENRLGTWSEQIAAVQPSASVWQAIEVYLNGTGDDVVMPIRRGPAPWSIAVALAGLGAAAAAIALFVATPGVAPVPTPVPTETGFPSGQLVAQLAAEDGGVRLASVIDPDGRTLSLNARGLQPAEGQASELWVIPEGGAPVSLGLIPADGRLARELSADEADLMREGATFAVTYEQAEGAPHAAPTLPIIVAGTLDQV, from the coding sequence GTGGCTGAGGCTGGCGATCCCGATATGCTGGCCGGCGAATATGCGCTCCGCGTCCTGGAAGGGCAGGAACTGGCCGAAGCGCGCCAGCGGATGTTGTCCGACCGGGCTTTTGCGACCGAGGTTTCGTGGTGGGAGAACCGGCTGGGCACGTGGTCCGAGCAGATTGCCGCCGTTCAGCCCTCGGCGAGCGTATGGCAGGCGATCGAGGTCTACCTGAATGGAACGGGCGACGATGTCGTTATGCCAATCCGCCGCGGTCCCGCGCCGTGGAGCATTGCGGTCGCCCTTGCCGGGTTGGGTGCTGCTGCGGCGGCCATCGCATTGTTCGTTGCAACACCCGGTGTTGCACCGGTTCCCACTCCGGTTCCGACAGAGACGGGCTTCCCGAGTGGCCAGCTTGTCGCGCAACTGGCGGCAGAGGATGGCGGCGTACGCTTGGCCAGCGTCATCGATCCGGATGGCCGGACCTTGTCGCTCAATGCGCGTGGCCTGCAGCCCGCCGAAGGTCAGGCGTCCGAGCTGTGGGTTATTCCCGAAGGCGGCGCGCCAGTGTCGCTTGGCCTGATACCCGCCGATGGCAGGTTGGCGCGGGAACTGTCGGCAGACGAAGCGGACCTGATGCGTGAAGGCGCAACCTTCGCAGTCACGTATGAACAGGCCGAAGGGGCGCCCCATGCGGCTCCGACCTTGCCGATTATCGTCGCGGGCACGCTCGACCAAGTCTAG